GCCTTTTTGAATATTATACCAACCATGCAATATTCCCCGCGTTCATGATGTTTGTATGACAAACCTCATGCACCATcccctacatatatatatatatatatatacgtgtTCAAGCCCTGCATGCTTATCCATCCAAACTATATATTCATAATTTTCAACATCAAATACTCTATATTCTTCTTTTCCAATCACAACTAGATCACATGAAATccctcaaggttttgtttcAGCTAGCGATGCTGATGGCTTTAGTGGCCATTACTCGCTCGGCCACACCAGACCAAGAATTCGAAGAACCTTCTTCGGCGAGGAAGACAACAgtatcaatgtttcaaacagtGAAACCTTTGAACAAGAAAATACTTTTTGGAATTGATAAATTATAGCGGATGAGGATACGGGCAATTTTCAAGTAAAGTTTCCGTTATCAGTTGGAAGTAATGGTCGGCAGCATCACCTACATTTGGTGCCCTGTCAAACCAGCTGAACTCCTCTGGATCTTCTTCAAGCATTTTCAACAAATCAGCATACTCCAACATGGGTTGGTTAATGTTTGAACTAGCTGAGAGAGCCTCTCCTGCTGCAGCTCCAGCTACTGCCTTCCACCATTGCTGGAAATGTTTCTGCATTGGATACATTGCCTGATGCTATCTGTTTTGGCACAACCTCAAGTACCTCAGTTGTTCCGGCGACTTCTGTCAAAAACAGATTCTGATTTTGGGAAATGAAGGGAGCAGTCAGGCCTGGATTATAAATTGCGCTTGATTCATGCCTACTTCAGTTGTTCCTCTGACTTCTACTGAAAACTGGGTCTAATTTTGGGGATTGAAGGGAGCAGTCGGTGCTGGACAATAATTGTGCTTGATTCATGCTGGCAAGCGCATTTGGGAGCTGAAAAGTATTTCCTGAGCGCCGGTGTGAGCTTACAGGGCTAGGGCTCATAAAcccttttttgttaatttatatgttCAAAGTCAGTAACAAATTGTGAGTCAAAGAGTTTAGTTATATACATGGAGTTCTACTGAGGTTTTTATGAACTAATCGCGTTTAAAATTTCAACTTaattataattttgtttttgttggttgGAAGTTAATTTTAACCTGGTAATTTGCATATATACGACTCTTGTAGATACTTTACAGCTAACCAACAACATctactaattaattttcaatgaaattcaaattcaaatcttAATAAATTTAcacaatttgaatttaaatattATCTCTTAAATATCCATATCTCTCTCAGTTCCAGTCCATGCTCTCATCATTCAACAACATCAATCACAATCAAACCTTCAATTCTTCATTTTCTGATCGATGAAGCCCGCGCCATATTCGATAACTTCAGCTGCAGCAGTCCCTATCACCTTGTATCTCTGCATTGTACTAATTCCTGCATCAGTTTTTGGACGTACGTTTTTCGGTTTCCCTACAATGCCAGCGAAAGGAGGAGGCAGTGCAGGTCAGGCTTGTGCAGCATGCAAACACCAGAGAAAGAAGTGCGCCCAAGACTGCCCTCTCGCTCCACATTTCCCCGCTAGTAAGCCCCAAACGTTTCGGAACGCACATCGTTTGTACGGCGTGAGTAATATTAAGACAATTCTTAAACAAATTCATGACCCTCAGCAGAAAACAGACGCAGTGCAGTCTATTGTATACGAGTCCGATATGCGCGCAAAGTTTCCTGTTACCGGCTGTTTGGGaatcataaaccaattaaatttCCAGTTGCAAGAAGCAATGAAAGAGCTTTATCATGTTAGAACACATCTCGCAGTTTGCAAGGATCAGTTGTTGCAGGATCATACAAACCGGCGGATTGAAGACAATCTGCATTTTCAGGATGATGATCCGGACTATCGTAATTTGGTGAATCCAGCAGCTCTTAGGCCGGTTCAAGTTCAACAGCCCTATAATTTTGTTCCACCAGCCCAAGCTTTTTCTAATCGTGCTGAACAAGAAACGGATGCTCCGGCAGCTCCGAATTATCAATGTTATCATTATCTGGATTCCAATGACAGATATTAATTCCATGTGAAAAAGTTCATGAATGTCAAGAAGCCTGCAAAGTCGAATAAATTTGTTTAATTCGTTAAGACCGACCGATGCAGTGCTGATCGTTCAAGATGCGCGAGGCAGCAGCATGCTTCGGCCTAGCTAGCTAACAAAGCTAGACATGAATTAAGCTCGATAAGTTAATTACAAAATGATTTCGTTTCTGTTTTATTCTTCATAATTTTTGTTGTTAAAAGGAAGACGATCGATGTTGAGGATGTACATTTCCCCATGATGTTTGTTGATCGACGTATTAAATAACAAGTCCTTAATTTCTAAGAATATTTAAACAAGTGCTTAATTTGCcacttaatattacggtctagtggtattcctcttcacttgtacctaagaggtcttaggttcgattctcgccaaaggcgaatttgaaccacattatctAGCTCTTTGTAAGGCTAAGACTGTGATCTCATATAATTAAGATAGTCCTcgtctaattttattttttttcagtaaCAAATTATCCCCAAAGTGACTAATAAAAGATcaagttaattatttttttgttggttaCAAAGTAGCCCAAAGCCCAAGCATAGTCgctaaacaaagaaaaacatCAGCCCAAAGAAC
This region of Malus domestica chromosome 07, GDT2T_hap1 genomic DNA includes:
- the LOC103438824 gene encoding protein ASYMMETRIC LEAVES 2-like, which encodes MKPAPYSITSAAAVPITLYLCIVLIPASVFGRTFFGFPTMPAKGGGSAGQACAACKHQRKKCAQDCPLAPHFPASKPQTFRNAHRLYGVSNIKTILKQIHDPQQKTDAVQSIVYESDMRAKFPVTGCLGIINQLNFQLQEAMKELYHVRTHLAVCKDQLLQDHTNRRIEDNLHFQDDDPDYRNLVNPAALRPVQVQQPYNFVPPAQAFSNRAEQETDAPAAPNYQCYHYLDSNDRY